The window GGTAAAAGATCTTTACCAATAAGAGTTGGAGACAAAGTTCAAGTTGTTCGTGGTGACTTTAAAGGTCATGAAGGAAAAGTTGAATCTATTGATGCAAAAAGATACAAAGTTACCGTTGAAGGAGTTACCTTAAGTAAACCTGACGGAAATGCTGTATTACTTCCAATTCACCCATCCAACTTGATGATTATTGAAGCTGATTTAAAAGATGAAAGAAGATTAAATATGGAGGAATAAGATGGCAAAAATGGGATCTAGAAAGCATCTTAAAAGGTATAAAGCACCTAAAAGCTGGCCTATCCATCCAAAAGAAGACACCTGGACTGTAAAACCTGCTCCTGGTTCACACGCTATTGACGATTCTTTACCTTTACTCGTTATTATCAGAGACATTTTAGGTCTTGCTGATAACTCCAGAGAAGCAAAAAGAATTATCAATACAGGTAATGTTTTAATTGATGGAAGAGCTGTAAAAGATTATAAATTCCCTGTCGGTTTTATGGATGTCTTAACTATTCCTAAAACTGAAGAAAATTACAGAATCCTTTTAGATACTAAAGGAAGATTAACTTTACACCCAATTTCTGCAGAAGATGCAAGTTACAAATTAGCTAAAGTCGTTAACAAATCTACTATTAAAGGCGGAAAAACCCAATTGAACCTTCACGATGGTAGAAACGTTTTAGTTGATGAAGATGTATATGCAGGTCAAGATGTTATTTGCATCGGTATACCTGAACAGGAAATCAAGGAAAACTTCAAATTTGAAGATGGTGTAGTTGTACTTGTTACTGGTGGTAAACACACTGGTGAACTCGGTAAAATCCAAGAAGTTATTGTAGACGAATCTTCCAAACCAAATACTGCAATTATCGAAAAGGCAAATGGTGATTCTTTCTTAACCTTAAAAGAATATGCATTTGTAATCGGTAAAGATGAACCAGCTATTGACTTATTGGAGGTTAATCAATGAACCCAATGAATGAAGTTATCATTTCCAAAGCTACCATCAACATTGGTGTTGGTGAAGCTGGTGAAAAATTATCAAGAGCTATGACTCTTATTGAAAACATGACTGGTCAAACCCCTGTTAAAACCTATTCAAAAGTAACTAACCCAGAATGGGGTATCAGAAAAAGACAACCTATTGCATGTAAAGTAACTCTCCGTGGAGAAAGAGCTGAAGATGCAATCAAAATGGTTTTAGAAGGTATTAACAATAAATTAAGACCAAGTCAATTTGATGCACAAGGTAATGTTTCTTTCGGTATTAGAGAACATATTGATATTCCTGGAATGAGATATGATCCAGATATTGGTATTTTTGGTATGAATCTTTCTATCACCTTTGAAAAACCAGGTTATAGAATTAAAAGAAGAAAAATCCAACAGAAATCTATTCCAAAAAGACATAGAATCACTCCTGAAGAAACTATGAAATTTATGGAAGAAAAATTCAATGTTACCATTGCAGAGGAAGAAGATTACGAATAATCCTGCAAACAGGTAATTTGATATTAAATGATATGTTAAGGTGATTATATTGCCAAGAAAATACGGAAAAGCAGCAAAAAAATGTAGCCGTTGTGGAGACCACTCTGCTATTGTAAGTAGATACGGACTCAACTTATGCAGGCAATGTTTTAGAGAAATTGCTCCTAAAATAGGATTTAAAAAATATAATTAAGAAAGGTGTTTATTATGACTCTTATGGACCCTCTTGCTGATGCTTTAACAAACATTAGAAATAACGAACGTCAAGTAAATGACCACTGTACTATTTCTCCAGCATCCAAATTAATTGGACGCGTGTTAAGCACTATGCAAAAAGAGAATTATATAGGTGAATTTGAATTTATAGATGACAACAAAGCTGGAAAATTCGAAGTAGAATTGGAAGGTAACATCAACCAATGTGGTGTAATTAAACCTCGTCATGCTGTAAAGAAAGATGAATTTGAGAAATTCGAAAAAAGATATTTACCAGCAAAGAACTTCGGTATCTTAATAGTAACTACTCCTGAAGGTATTATGACTCACAGAGAAGCTAAAGAAAGAGGTATCGGCGGACGTTTGTTGGCTTACATGTATTAGGTGATTAAATATGGTATTAGCTGCAGCTATAAGGGAAGAAATTGAAATTCCTGAAGGCGTTGAAGTTATAATTGAAGATGAAGTTACTGTAAAAGGACCAAATGGTGAAACTTCCAGAAAATTTTCTTATCCTAATGTAACTATTGCAAAAGAAGATAATCTTGTTGTTCTTGAAACCGCTTTCCCTAAAAAGAAAGACAAATCAATGATTGGAACTACTAGAGCTCACATCAACAATATGATTACTGGTGTAACTGACGGTTTCACTTATCATATGAAAATTGTATTTGCTCACTTTCCAATGGCTGTGAAAGTTCAAGACAAAGAAAAAACTGTTACTATCGAGAACTTTATTGGAGAAAGACATCCTAGATCTTCAAAAATCGTTGGAGATGCTAAAGTTCAAGTTAAAGGTGATGAAGTAATCATTACTGGTGTTAACAAGGAAGATGTCGGTCAAACTATGGCTAACTTAGAACAAGCTACTAAAATTAGAGGTAAAGATCCTAGAGTATTCCAGGATGGTATCTATTTAACTAGTAGAGAATAGTTATAATGGTGATTTGAATGAGTAAAGATTTTAAAAGACAAGAATATGCTCGTTATAAAAAATTAGGAACCAAATGGAGACGTCCTAGAGGAAAAACTAGTAAAATGAGAAGATACGAAGCAGGTAAACCTGCAATGCCATCTATTGGTTATCGTACTCCTAGAGCTACTAGAGGATTACATCCTTCTGGTTACAAAGATGTTCTTGTTAATAACATGAAAGAATTAGAAGCAATTGACGGCGAAACTGAAGCTGCAAGAATCAGTGCTACTATTGGTAAACGTAAAAAAGAATTGATGTTAGAAAAAGCATCAGAATTAGGTATAAAAGTTTTAAATAAATAAATGCAAAGAAAGAAAAATTTAAATTTTTCTCATGATAGATGATAAAATTAAGTTTTTTCATTTCCTAAAATTGTTAAGCGATTTAATTAAAGTAAATTTTTAAAATTATAAATTTATAAAGCTTACTTATAAGAAAAATAGGGGCGTTGTATAAGGTTGGTAAGGGATTATTGAATACGTCTTTAACCTCATACCACAACATATATGACAATGATTCTAATCAATTAATTGATTCGGGGATTTAATATACTAAATTTCTGGATAAAGGTGAAATAATTAATTGTGTGTAATTTAATGAGTAAATTTATGGAAAATTTATTTTTTAAATATATTGGCCAAAAGTCAAGCAAAAGAATCTTTTTTCTTATTAAAAGCTAACAATTAAATTAAAACAACTAAATTAAATGAATTTTAATTTATTTGAATAAAGGGAAACTTGAAGAAATTTTATTCAAGTTTATCAGCTAACTATATGGAGGATTATTAATGAATCTTACTACACAAAAAAGATTAGCTGCTAGTATACTTAAAGTTGGAGTAAACCGTGTATGGATAGATCCTGATAAAATTGAAGAAGTTTCTAGAGCTATTACAAGAGACGGTATCAAACAACTTATAGATCAAGGTATTATCAAAGCTAAACCAAAAACTGGTATTAGTAGCTACAGATCTAAAAAAATCAAAGAGCAAAAGAAAAAAGGTAAACGTAAAGGAAGAGGTAGTATCAAAGGAGCTAAAAACGCTCGTACTCCTAAAAAACAAGTTTGGATGAAAACCATCCGTGCTTTAAGAACTGACTTAAAAGACATGAGAGACGCTGGTGAAATTGACCGTACTACCTACCGTAAATTATACAAAATGGCAAAAGGTGGAGCTTTCAGAAGTAAATCTTACATGAAAACTTACGCTAGAGACCATGATTTAATCAAATAGGAGGAATGGACTTGGCAAGCGGATCAAATTATAAAGTAGCTTTCAGAAGAAGAAGAGAAGGTAAAACTGATTATGCTACTAGAGCGAAATTAGTTGGTGTAGATAAATCCAGATTAGTTGTAAGAATTTCCAATGCTAACTGTATTGTTCAAGTGATCAATGTTGGTAAAGACGGTGATGAAACTGTTGTATCAGCTCACAGTAAAGAATTAAACAAATTAGGATGGTTAGCAGGAAACAAAAACACTAGTGCTGTTTATTTAACTGCATACTTATGTGGTAAAAAAGCTGTTGCAGCAGGTATTGAATATGCTGTTGCTGATATTGGTTTAAAATCTCCTATTAGAGGATCAAAAGTATTTGCTGCTGTTAAAGGTGCTGCAGATGCTGGTTTAAATGTACCATACGGTGAATCTATTATCCCTACTGAAGACAGAATTAATGGTGAACACATTGCAGAATATGCAGAAAGCTTAGATGAAGAAGAATTAAACAAAAAATTCTCCCAATACTTAGCTAAAGGTCTTCAACCTACTGATTTACCTGAACACTTTGAAGAAATTAAAGATAAAATTGACGAGGCTGAATTATGAGCTTTAATATGGATGACTGGGAACCTAAAACCAATTTAGGTAAAGAAGTAAAAGCAGGAAATATCACCGATATTGACGAAATCTTCGAAAAAGGTCTCCCTATAATGGAATTAGAAATTGTAGATGCATTACTTCCTGATTTAGAAGAAGAAGTAATGGATGTAAATTTAGTTCAAAGAATGCACAAATCTGGTAGAAAAGTAAACTTTAGAGTAATCGTTGCAGTAGGTAACAAAAATGGTTATGTAGGTTTAGGACAAGGTAAAGCTAGAGAAGTAGGTCCTGCTATCAGAAAAGCTGTAGATAATGCTAAATATAACATTATCAAAGTAAGAAGAGGTTGTGGAGACTGGGGTTGTGTTTGTGGAAGACAACACACTGTACCTTTCAAAGTAACCGGTAAAGCAAGTAGTGTAAACGTAACCTTAAGACCTGCTCCTGCAGGTGTAGGTTTAGCTATTGGTGATGTTGGTAAAACCATCCTCTCCCTTGCTGGTATCAAAGACGTATGGTCTCAAGCAAGTGGACAAACCCAAACTACTGTAAACTTTGCTAATGCTGTATTCGAAGCTTTAAAAGAAGCAAGCAGAATGAAAGCTTCAGAACAAGACCTTAAAAATATGGGAGTAATCCAATAAACGGTGGTATCATGTATTTAGTAATTAGAATTAGAGGTACTACTGGTGTTAAACAAGGCATTGCTAGTACTTTAGAAATGTTAAGACTTAACAGAATTAGTCATGCTGTATTAGTTGATGAAAACCCAAGTTACAAAGGTATGCTCCAAAAAGCAAAAGACTACATCACTTGGGGAGAAGTTGATTTAGAAACTCTCACTGAACTTGTTGAAAAAAGAGGAAGATTAGTTGGTGGAGCTCGTCTCTCTGAAGAATACTTAAGCGAAAACACTGATTACTCTACCTTTGAAGAATTAGCTAATGCATTACTCAATGGAGAACTCAAAGCTCAAGATATTGATATGAAACCTGTATTCCGTTTACATCCTCCAAGAAAAGGATACAAAGGAATTAGACATTCTGTAAACGAAGGAGGATCCTTAGGTTACAGAGGCGAAGATATTAATAATCTTGCAAAAAGAATGGCTTAAGGGTGGATTATTATGATTAGAAAAGGTAAAAAGATTAATAAGATGAGAGGTTCCAGATCTAACGGTGGAGGCTCTGTCAAAAGGAGAAGAGGAGCAGGTAACAAAGGTGGTAAAGGTAAAGCTGGAGCTGGAAAACACCACTGGTCCACTACCGTAATTGAAAACAGATATTACTTCGGTAAACACGGTTTCAAAAGACCTCAAAAAACTATCCACAAATCTTATCCTGTCAACTTAAACTTCTTGAATGACAAAGCTGAAGAGTTTGTAGAACAAGGAATTGCAACTAAAGAAGACGATGTTATTGTAATTGATGTAACTGAATTAGGTTACAACAAAGTTTTAGCAACCGGATCTCTTGACATTCCTTTAGTAGTTAAATCTCCTGCATTCTCTGAAAGCGCAATCGAAAAAATAG is drawn from uncultured Methanobrevibacter sp. and contains these coding sequences:
- the rplX gene encoding 50S ribosomal protein L24, translated to MSIQPRKQRKALYTAPLHIRRKIMSANLSKDLRADIGKRSLPIRVGDKVQVVRGDFKGHEGKVESIDAKRYKVTVEGVTLSKPDGNAVLLPIHPSNLMIIEADLKDERRLNMEE
- a CDS encoding 30S ribosomal protein S4e, coding for MAKMGSRKHLKRYKAPKSWPIHPKEDTWTVKPAPGSHAIDDSLPLLVIIRDILGLADNSREAKRIINTGNVLIDGRAVKDYKFPVGFMDVLTIPKTEENYRILLDTKGRLTLHPISAEDASYKLAKVVNKSTIKGGKTQLNLHDGRNVLVDEDVYAGQDVICIGIPEQEIKENFKFEDGVVVLVTGGKHTGELGKIQEVIVDESSKPNTAIIEKANGDSFLTLKEYAFVIGKDEPAIDLLEVNQ
- a CDS encoding 50S ribosomal protein L5 encodes the protein MNPMNEVIISKATINIGVGEAGEKLSRAMTLIENMTGQTPVKTYSKVTNPEWGIRKRQPIACKVTLRGERAEDAIKMVLEGINNKLRPSQFDAQGNVSFGIREHIDIPGMRYDPDIGIFGMNLSITFEKPGYRIKRRKIQQKSIPKRHRITPEETMKFMEEKFNVTIAEEEDYE
- a CDS encoding 30S ribosomal protein S14, whose protein sequence is MIILPRKYGKAAKKCSRCGDHSAIVSRYGLNLCRQCFREIAPKIGFKKYN
- a CDS encoding 30S ribosomal protein S8 gives rise to the protein MTLMDPLADALTNIRNNERQVNDHCTISPASKLIGRVLSTMQKENYIGEFEFIDDNKAGKFEVELEGNINQCGVIKPRHAVKKDEFEKFEKRYLPAKNFGILIVTTPEGIMTHREAKERGIGGRLLAYMY
- a CDS encoding 50S ribosomal protein L6, yielding MVLAAAIREEIEIPEGVEVIIEDEVTVKGPNGETSRKFSYPNVTIAKEDNLVVLETAFPKKKDKSMIGTTRAHINNMITGVTDGFTYHMKIVFAHFPMAVKVQDKEKTVTIENFIGERHPRSSKIVGDAKVQVKGDEVIITGVNKEDVGQTMANLEQATKIRGKDPRVFQDGIYLTSRE
- a CDS encoding 50S ribosomal protein L32e → MSKDFKRQEYARYKKLGTKWRRPRGKTSKMRRYEAGKPAMPSIGYRTPRATRGLHPSGYKDVLVNNMKELEAIDGETEAARISATIGKRKKELMLEKASELGIKVLNK
- a CDS encoding 50S ribosomal protein L19e, which encodes MNLTTQKRLAASILKVGVNRVWIDPDKIEEVSRAITRDGIKQLIDQGIIKAKPKTGISSYRSKKIKEQKKKGKRKGRGSIKGAKNARTPKKQVWMKTIRALRTDLKDMRDAGEIDRTTYRKLYKMAKGGAFRSKSYMKTYARDHDLIK
- a CDS encoding 50S ribosomal protein L18, with the translated sequence MASGSNYKVAFRRRREGKTDYATRAKLVGVDKSRLVVRISNANCIVQVINVGKDGDETVVSAHSKELNKLGWLAGNKNTSAVYLTAYLCGKKAVAAGIEYAVADIGLKSPIRGSKVFAAVKGAADAGLNVPYGESIIPTEDRINGEHIAEYAESLDEEELNKKFSQYLAKGLQPTDLPEHFEEIKDKIDEAEL
- the rpsE gene encoding 30S ribosomal protein S5 is translated as MSFNMDDWEPKTNLGKEVKAGNITDIDEIFEKGLPIMELEIVDALLPDLEEEVMDVNLVQRMHKSGRKVNFRVIVAVGNKNGYVGLGQGKAREVGPAIRKAVDNAKYNIIKVRRGCGDWGCVCGRQHTVPFKVTGKASSVNVTLRPAPAGVGLAIGDVGKTILSLAGIKDVWSQASGQTQTTVNFANAVFEALKEASRMKASEQDLKNMGVIQ
- a CDS encoding 50S ribosomal protein L30, with product MYLVIRIRGTTGVKQGIASTLEMLRLNRISHAVLVDENPSYKGMLQKAKDYITWGEVDLETLTELVEKRGRLVGGARLSEEYLSENTDYSTFEELANALLNGELKAQDIDMKPVFRLHPPRKGYKGIRHSVNEGGSLGYRGEDINNLAKRMA
- a CDS encoding uL15m family ribosomal protein — protein: MIRKGKKINKMRGSRSNGGGSVKRRRGAGNKGGKGKAGAGKHHWSTTVIENRYYFGKHGFKRPQKTIHKSYPVNLNFLNDKAEEFVEQGIATKEDDVIVIDVTELGYNKVLATGSLDIPLVVKSPAFSESAIEKIEEAGGEAVEL